The genomic DNA TTTCTCTTACATCATGCAATTCTTCAAATAAATGCCTCAGTCATGCGTTAAACTTAAATAACCTTCATGTGATTAATACAATTAAGTTCAACAACAATTTTCATGACTCCTCCCTATCTTAATCAAAATAACTTGCGTTTGTAAATATATCGTAACTTTCTTTTATCTAAAATATTAAACTTTTTGAAATTAAAATTCGATAAATCCCTTTAAGTGCTATCTTATTATATTTTGCTATAATAACACTATCTTAATTAAACAATAAGGATGGACATGATATGCTTTCACTTTTACTTATCTTAGGGCTTATCGCAGGTAGTGTCGTCCCGATTCAAACTTCTATCAATTCAAAATTGAGTCTTTATACGCACTCCTCGTTTTATGCTTCAGCTATTTCATTTTCGACTGGAACACTTTGGCTCATCATTGTTAATTTAATCATGAATCCACATGTTTTTTCGATGGCTTCTTTTCGTCATTATCAAATTGATTATTATTGGTACGTAGGGGGATTAATGGGGGTTATCTTTTTAACAGGCAATTTATTGTTACTCCCTAAAATTGGGGCTTCGCTCACCGTTGTCACTACAATTGCAGGTCAAATATTAATGAGTGTCGTGATAGACTCGTTCGGTTGGTTTAACGTAGACATCAAGCCGTTATCCATTTTAAAGGCTTTTGGTATTCTTTTATTACTCATTGGTATTATTTTAATGAATATTCAAAAGCGCTCAAAAGTTGTGCGTACGACGCATCAAACGCCTTTATGGATAATTGTAGGTATTTTATTTGGATTCGCACCTCCAATCCAAACTGCAATCAACAGTCATTTAGGTCAAAGTGTGCACTCCCCTTATTTCGCATCACTCATTTCTTTTACAGTTGGATCACTAGCTTTGATCTTATTAACCCTAATTGTTCACCGTAAATTTTCTATTAGTACATTTCATGCATCAAATGGTCCTTTGAAATGGTGGCATTTTATCGGAGGTGCGCTTGGCGTCATTTTTGTTACTACGAATATTATTTTAACCCCACATATTGGCGTAACATTTACTTTAATCACTGTCATGTTAGGTCAAATTATTATGGGCATGATCATTGATCATTTTGGATTATTAGGTGTTCCACCGCGTCGTTTATCTTCCCAACGCCTTATTGGCTTTGTTGTAATTATTATAGCGATTGTACTCATTCAATTACGCTAATAACATATTTTACAGGCTGGAAGAACTCGGATTGTGCTTAAATCAAATTTAAGTGCAATCTGCAAACCTTCCTCGTTCACTCAATATGACACTATCCTTAGACACTTTTGTTGTCTTTCGAATGAAACATTCAGGTTTTTTAAATTAAGTAGCTGCATATGTCATCACTTTCTTTTCTTCTTTCAATTCTTTTATATTACGATAAAATCATTCAATGCACATGAATTAGTTTAAATGTTCCTGTGCATTTTTCTATACACATTTTTAATGATTTTCTTTTTTAGTCATCATCCCATCTATATTTTGCACAATTATAGTCTGCACTCATCAAAACATTTAAGTTTACGATATACATTTATATATAAATAAAAAATTGATATTATATATTTTTCAACTTGCATCCCATTTATAACTCAGTATAATATAAATATCTATTTGATGTGAGGTACTCGGATGACAAAAAAATTAAT from Staphylococcus schleiferi includes the following:
- a CDS encoding DMT family transporter → MLSLLLILGLIAGSVVPIQTSINSKLSLYTHSSFYASAISFSTGTLWLIIVNLIMNPHVFSMASFRHYQIDYYWYVGGLMGVIFLTGNLLLLPKIGASLTVVTTIAGQILMSVVIDSFGWFNVDIKPLSILKAFGILLLLIGIILMNIQKRSKVVRTTHQTPLWIIVGILFGFAPPIQTAINSHLGQSVHSPYFASLISFTVGSLALILLTLIVHRKFSISTFHASNGPLKWWHFIGGALGVIFVTTNIILTPHIGVTFTLITVMLGQIIMGMIIDHFGLLGVPPRRLSSQRLIGFVVIIIAIVLIQLR